From one Acidibrevibacterium fodinaquatile genomic stretch:
- a CDS encoding pentapeptide repeat-containing protein, translating into MSERAFGRGAMTKASRLGAAVILSLLAAPAVSGAETHLAAAEVKAIVASGRTAGKILLAGRDMAGDDLTGLDLSGADLRGAKLARANLHGVKLVGADLTGADLAGADLTFAWIIRANFSRATLRNATLQTMVTSTAMDNSPAEAANFTGADLSGASMTVHFSFDKMAGANFSHAMMSADMRNQSMGLLRTEFASADLRGANFAGAGLAHVLFRFAHLEGASFAGADLTAADFSGAYLAGADFTGAHLDGATFAGADLRGAKGIAASPAAGGAK; encoded by the coding sequence ATGAGTGAACGCGCGTTCGGGCGCGGCGCCATGACGAAAGCCTCGCGCCTGGGCGCGGCCGTGATTTTGAGTCTCCTTGCCGCGCCGGCGGTCTCTGGGGCGGAAACGCATCTCGCCGCCGCCGAGGTCAAGGCGATCGTTGCAAGCGGGCGGACGGCTGGCAAAATCTTGCTCGCCGGGCGAGACATGGCAGGCGATGACCTCACCGGCCTTGATCTCTCGGGTGCTGACTTGCGTGGCGCCAAACTCGCGCGCGCCAATCTGCACGGTGTCAAGCTGGTCGGCGCCGATCTCACAGGGGCGGATCTCGCGGGCGCCGATCTCACGTTCGCCTGGATCATCCGCGCCAATTTTTCGCGCGCCACCCTGCGCAATGCGACGCTGCAAACCATGGTCACCTCGACGGCGATGGACAACAGCCCAGCGGAGGCCGCGAATTTTACCGGCGCCGATCTCTCGGGCGCTTCGATGACGGTGCATTTCAGCTTCGATAAGATGGCCGGGGCGAATTTCAGCCATGCGATGATGAGCGCCGACATGCGCAACCAATCCATGGGCCTATTGCGCACCGAATTCGCCAGCGCCGATTTGCGCGGCGCGAATTTCGCCGGCGCTGGGCTTGCGCATGTCCTGTTCCGTTTCGCCCATCTCGAAGGCGCGTCCTTCGCCGGCGCCGACCTCACCGCTGCCGATTTTTCCGGAGCCTATCTCGCCGGCGCTGACTTCACTGGCGCTCATCTCGACGGCGCGACCTTCGCCGGCGCCGATCTGCGCGGCGCCAAAGGGATCGCGGCGTCCCCCGCGGCGGGCGGGGCAAAATGA
- a CDS encoding YgaP family membrane protein, translating into MSIDRAVFRFAGVMVLLSVVLTYYVSQYFLLFTAFIGLNLLQSSFTGLCPAAMFFRLLGVKAGCAFK; encoded by the coding sequence ATGTCGATCGATCGTGCCGTGTTCCGCTTTGCGGGCGTTATGGTTCTGCTCAGCGTCGTACTGACCTATTATGTCAGTCAGTATTTCCTGTTGTTTACGGCTTTCATCGGCCTCAATCTACTGCAATCGAGCTTCACGGGACTCTGCCCGGCGGCGATGTTTTTTCGCCTGCTCGGGGTCAAGGCGGGGTGTGCCTTCAAATGA
- a CDS encoding NAD(P)/FAD-dependent oxidoreductase — protein sequence MAEIVVLGAGLGGTLMAFELLPQMRKEDRLTLIGQGRNYHFVPSNPWVAVGWRGRRDIEIDLAPVMARKKIRLLDQGAKRVDPAANRIELADGSSVSYDYLVIATGPDLAFDEIPGFGPEGFTQSICHVDHAERAHTAFETFCKNPGPIVVGAVQGASCYGPAYEFALILDTELRKRKIRDRVPMTYVTAEPYVGHLGLDGVGDTKGLLESEFRDRHIKWITNAKLSAAEAEILHVEELAEDGSLKKTHDLPYKYAMMLPAFRGVAALRGVEKLVNPRGFVLIDEHQRNPHFRNVFAIGVCVAIPPTGPTPVPVGVPKTGFMIESMVTATAENIGALLRGREPTARATWNAICLADFGDGGVAFVAKPQIPPRNTNWAAKGAWVHLAKVGFEKYFLRKIRGGTSEPFYERFLMKQLNLHKLKENA from the coding sequence ATGGCGGAGATCGTGGTTCTGGGCGCTGGGCTCGGCGGGACCTTGATGGCCTTTGAATTGCTGCCGCAGATGCGCAAGGAAGACCGCCTTACCCTGATCGGACAGGGGCGGAATTACCATTTCGTGCCCTCCAACCCTTGGGTCGCGGTCGGCTGGCGCGGGCGGCGCGACATCGAGATCGACCTCGCGCCGGTCATGGCACGCAAAAAAATCCGCCTGCTCGACCAGGGTGCCAAGCGCGTCGATCCGGCGGCAAACCGGATAGAGCTTGCGGACGGCAGCAGCGTCTCCTACGATTATCTGGTGATCGCGACCGGCCCCGATCTCGCCTTCGATGAAATTCCCGGCTTCGGCCCCGAAGGGTTCACGCAATCGATCTGCCATGTCGATCACGCCGAGCGCGCGCATACCGCCTTCGAGACGTTTTGCAAAAACCCCGGGCCGATCGTGGTCGGCGCGGTGCAAGGGGCGTCCTGCTACGGCCCGGCCTATGAATTCGCGCTGATTCTCGACACCGAACTCCGCAAACGCAAGATCCGCGATCGGGTGCCGATGACCTATGTCACCGCCGAGCCTTATGTCGGTCATCTCGGGCTCGATGGGGTCGGCGATACCAAAGGGCTTTTGGAAAGCGAATTCCGCGACCGGCACATCAAATGGATCACCAACGCCAAACTCAGCGCGGCGGAAGCGGAAATCTTGCATGTCGAGGAATTGGCCGAAGATGGCAGCCTCAAAAAGACCCACGATTTGCCCTATAAATATGCCATGATGCTGCCGGCGTTCCGCGGTGTGGCGGCGTTGCGCGGCGTTGAAAAGCTGGTCAATCCGCGCGGCTTCGTGCTGATCGACGAGCATCAGCGTAATCCGCATTTCCGCAATGTTTTTGCCATTGGCGTCTGTGTCGCGATTCCGCCAACCGGGCCGACGCCGGTGCCGGTGGGTGTGCCGAAAACCGGGTTCATGATCGAATCGATGGTGACGGCGACGGCGGAAAATATCGGCGCCCTGCTGCGTGGGCGTGAGCCGACGGCGCGCGCGACGTGGAACGCGATTTGTCTTGCCGATTTCGGCGATGGCGGCGTCGCCTTCGTTGCCAAGCCGCAGATTCCGCCGCGCAATACCAACTGGGCGGCCAAGGGGGCCTGGGTCCATCTCGCGAAAGTCGGATTCGAAAAATACTTCCTGCGCAAGATACGCGGCGGCACCAGCGAACCGTTCTATGAGCGCTTCCTCATGAAGCAGCTCAATCTTCACAAGCTCAAGGAAAATGCCTGA
- a CDS encoding ArsR/SmtB family transcription factor: MTASLEAMHRAADQASELLKALASRHRLLILCHLAESKCSVGELASALDLRDSTVSQHLALLRRDGLVAAERDGQTVWYSLASGPARDVLDTLFAIYCPRDVARKPRAKALQTRY, translated from the coding sequence ATGACGGCGAGCCTAGAAGCCATGCACCGGGCGGCGGACCAAGCGAGCGAGCTGTTGAAAGCCCTGGCGAGCCGCCATCGCCTGCTCATTCTCTGCCATCTCGCGGAAAGCAAATGTTCGGTCGGCGAGCTTGCGAGCGCGCTCGATCTTCGGGACTCGACGGTCTCGCAGCATCTCGCCCTGCTGCGCCGCGACGGTCTTGTCGCTGCCGAGCGTGACGGGCAGACGGTCTGGTACTCGCTCGCGAGCGGCCCGGCGCGCGACGTTCTCGACACCTTGTTTGCGATTTACTGTCCCCGTGACGTGGCGCGGAAGCCGCGCGCAAAGGCCCTGCAGACACGATATTGA
- a CDS encoding efflux RND transporter periplasmic adaptor subunit: MRIPFLLAIGLPGLITPALAAESFTVQSTNLTDEKAVFATVESRDVVPARTRIGGTIATLTVREGDEVHEGQVIGVVADQKLGLRIQALDAEINGLKSQLAQAKVDLGRAQALAKGGAVSRQTLDQAATAAQVAASSLKARQAERALAEQQLDEGQIQAPTSGRVLAVPLTIGSVVMPGDAVATVAAKNYVLRLRVPERATGFLKAGETVRVDGRDLGAEGAKFGTVTLVYPRIDDGNVVADADIKGLGDYFVGQRIEVWIPAGERDSFVIPSHLIETRFGIDYVRRRASDGTIDAIPIQRGRDFPTPDMPDGIEVLSGLSAGDVLVRP; this comes from the coding sequence ATGCGCATCCCTTTCCTGCTCGCCATCGGACTTCCCGGGCTCATCACGCCGGCTCTGGCGGCAGAGAGCTTCACCGTTCAATCCACCAACCTGACCGATGAGAAAGCGGTGTTCGCGACCGTCGAAAGCCGCGACGTGGTGCCGGCGAGGACGCGCATCGGCGGCACCATCGCGACGCTGACCGTGCGCGAGGGCGACGAAGTGCATGAGGGCCAGGTGATCGGCGTTGTCGCCGACCAGAAACTCGGCTTGCGCATCCAGGCGCTCGATGCCGAGATCAATGGTCTCAAATCCCAGCTCGCCCAGGCCAAGGTCGATCTCGGGCGCGCCCAGGCGCTCGCCAAAGGGGGTGCGGTATCACGCCAGACTCTCGATCAGGCGGCAACCGCGGCGCAGGTCGCGGCAAGCTCGCTGAAGGCGCGTCAGGCCGAACGCGCGCTCGCCGAGCAGCAGCTCGACGAAGGGCAGATCCAGGCCCCGACCAGTGGCCGCGTGCTCGCGGTGCCGCTCACCATCGGCTCGGTGGTGATGCCGGGCGATGCCGTCGCGACCGTTGCCGCCAAGAATTATGTCTTGCGGCTGCGCGTGCCCGAGCGCGCCACCGGCTTTCTCAAGGCCGGTGAGACGGTGCGGGTCGATGGCCGCGATCTCGGCGCCGAGGGCGCGAAATTCGGCACCGTCACCCTGGTTTACCCGCGCATCGATGATGGCAACGTCGTCGCCGATGCCGATATCAAGGGGCTCGGCGATTATTTCGTCGGCCAGCGTATCGAGGTTTGGATCCCAGCCGGCGAACGCGATAGCTTCGTCATCCCGAGCCATCTGATCGAAACCCGTTTTGGCATCGATTACGTCCGTCGCCGCGCGTCCGATGGCACGATCGACGCCATTCCCATTCAGCGCGGGCGCGATTTTCCGACACCCGACATGCCTGATGGGATCGAGGTTCTTTCCGGCCTCAGCGCCGGAGATGTGCTGGTGAGACCATGA
- a CDS encoding efflux RND transporter permease subunit: protein MSLGLSGRLAQATIRSPLTPLFLLAALAAGLIALLTIPREEDPQIHVPMVDIMVTANGLAAADVVELVTKPLETIVKAIPGVEHVYSQSLDDRAVVTARFVVGTGEDDAVLRVNDKIRANLDRIPIGIPQPMIVGRGINDVGIVVLTLSPTPQAAARWSQADLSQLASKLQSELIKVDDIGLSYIAGSDPEEIRVEPDPEKLSLYGVTLQQLLAKVRDANRSFVAGMVREGGQMNTVTAGQTLFGVPDIGLLLITTRDGRPVYVRDLARIVVGGAVVENHVFNLAPVAHEGWRETPAVSLALAKRSGANAVVVANAIVARVKSLEGQLIPSDIKVEVTRNYGDTANEKANELLFHLGLATVSIVVLIAFAIGWREGVVTLVVIPTTILLTLFAAEMMGYTINRVSLFALIFSIGILVDDAIVVVENIARHWAMDDGRPRIQAAIEGVAEVGNPTVVATLTVITALLPMLFVSGLMGPYMAPIPANASAAMLFSFFIAMVIAPWLMLKLSPERKGRKATGHETHGHETHAHGQDRLGRLYRRVAGPLIRSRRLSLVFLVLVGVATLAVCVLFYTENVTVKLLPFDNKSELSVLLDLPAGASLEETEQRLSAAARIVETLPEVRSIQLYAGTPEPFDFNGLVRHYYARETPWLGDLHIVLAPKADRKRPSHTIALDLRRRLAQLALPPGAVLKVVEMPPGPPVLATLLAEIYGPDAATRRDVAEEVKKIFKSVPFVVDVDDSYGHRAPRLHIAINQPEIDYFHVNQSDVYDTIQALFGGLPVGYSYRGAERLPIEIAIGLPKRDLSWNERLAATPVPANTLPGARGVVELGQLVSVTRERGSRTIFRRDGHAADMVTGELAGSFEAPIYGMLAVDKLIAAHDWGKIPKPTVSFRGQPENEATPTLLWDGEWEITYVTFRDMGAAFMVAILGIYILVVAQFQSFKIPLMILTPIPLTLIGIMLGHWLLAAPFTATSMIGFIALAGIIVRNSILLVDFIRHGRGEKPLHEVLVDAGAIRFKPILLTALSAMIGAATILPDPIFQGLAISLLFGLASSTLLTVLVIPAIYVVLRDPLGR from the coding sequence ATGAGTCTCGGTCTTTCCGGGCGGCTCGCGCAGGCGACGATCCGCTCGCCGCTGACCCCGCTCTTTCTTCTCGCGGCCCTTGCCGCCGGGCTGATCGCGCTGCTTACCATCCCGCGCGAGGAGGATCCGCAAATCCACGTGCCGATGGTCGATATCATGGTCACCGCCAACGGCCTGGCTGCCGCCGACGTCGTCGAATTGGTGACCAAGCCGCTCGAGACCATCGTCAAGGCGATCCCCGGGGTCGAGCATGTCTATAGCCAGAGTCTCGATGACCGCGCCGTGGTGACGGCACGCTTCGTCGTCGGCACGGGTGAGGATGACGCGGTGCTCAGGGTCAATGACAAGATCCGCGCCAATCTCGATCGGATTCCGATCGGCATTCCGCAGCCGATGATCGTCGGGCGCGGGATCAACGATGTCGGCATCGTCGTCTTGACGCTCTCGCCAACGCCGCAAGCCGCCGCGCGCTGGTCGCAAGCCGATCTGTCGCAGCTCGCGAGCAAGCTGCAATCAGAGCTGATCAAGGTCGATGATATCGGCCTCAGCTATATCGCCGGCAGCGATCCCGAGGAAATCCGCGTCGAGCCCGATCCCGAGAAACTCTCGCTTTATGGCGTGACCTTGCAGCAGCTTTTGGCAAAGGTGCGCGATGCCAACCGCTCGTTCGTCGCCGGGATGGTGCGCGAGGGTGGCCAAATGAATACCGTGACCGCCGGGCAGACATTGTTTGGCGTCCCCGATATCGGCCTTCTGCTCATCACCACGCGCGACGGCCGCCCGGTCTATGTGCGCGATCTCGCGCGGATCGTGGTTGGCGGGGCAGTGGTCGAGAATCATGTTTTCAACCTCGCCCCAGTCGCGCATGAGGGCTGGCGCGAGACGCCGGCGGTCAGTCTCGCGCTCGCCAAGCGCTCCGGCGCCAATGCCGTTGTCGTCGCAAACGCCATCGTCGCGCGCGTCAAATCCCTCGAAGGACAACTCATCCCATCCGACATCAAGGTCGAGGTGACACGCAATTACGGCGACACCGCGAATGAAAAGGCCAATGAGCTTTTGTTTCATCTTGGTCTTGCGACGGTTTCGATCGTGGTCCTCATCGCCTTCGCGATCGGCTGGCGCGAAGGGGTGGTGACGCTCGTCGTCATTCCGACGACGATTTTGCTCACCTTGTTCGCCGCCGAGATGATGGGCTACACGATCAACCGCGTCTCACTGTTCGCGCTGATTTTCTCGATCGGCATTCTCGTCGATGATGCCATCGTCGTGGTCGAAAACATTGCTCGCCATTGGGCGATGGACGATGGCCGGCCACGCATCCAGGCGGCGATCGAAGGCGTCGCCGAGGTTGGCAACCCGACCGTCGTCGCGACCTTGACGGTGATCACCGCCTTGTTGCCGATGCTGTTCGTCTCTGGCCTGATGGGGCCCTACATGGCGCCGATCCCGGCCAATGCGTCGGCGGCGATGCTGTTCTCCTTCTTCATCGCCATGGTGATCGCGCCGTGGCTGATGCTCAAGCTGTCGCCGGAGCGCAAAGGGCGGAAGGCCACGGGCCATGAGACCCACGGGCATGAAACCCACGCGCATGGCCAGGACCGGCTCGGCAGACTCTATCGCCGCGTTGCCGGGCCGCTGATCCGCTCGCGCCGGCTTTCACTCGTCTTTCTGGTGCTGGTCGGCGTCGCGACGCTCGCGGTCTGCGTTCTCTTTTACACCGAGAACGTGACGGTGAAACTTTTGCCGTTCGACAATAAATCCGAGCTTTCGGTGCTGCTCGATCTTCCCGCCGGCGCGAGCCTCGAAGAAACCGAACAACGCCTGTCCGCCGCCGCCCGCATTGTCGAAACCTTGCCCGAGGTGCGATCGATCCAGCTCTACGCCGGAACGCCGGAGCCATTCGATTTCAATGGTCTTGTGCGCCACTATTATGCGCGTGAGACCCCGTGGCTCGGTGATTTGCACATCGTTCTCGCGCCGAAAGCCGACCGCAAGCGGCCGAGCCACACCATCGCGCTCGATCTGCGGCGCCGGCTCGCGCAATTAGCGTTGCCGCCAGGGGCGGTCTTGAAAGTGGTGGAAATGCCGCCCGGCCCACCGGTGCTTGCGACCCTGCTCGCCGAAATTTACGGCCCCGACGCCGCGACGCGTCGCGATGTTGCCGAAGAGGTCAAAAAGATCTTCAAATCGGTGCCGTTCGTCGTCGACGTCGATGATTCCTACGGCCATCGCGCGCCGCGCCTGCACATCGCCATCAATCAGCCGGAAATCGATTATTTCCACGTCAACCAGAGCGATGTCTACGATACCATTCAAGCATTGTTTGGTGGTCTGCCGGTGGGCTATTCCTATCGCGGCGCCGAGCGTTTGCCGATCGAGATCGCGATCGGGCTTCCCAAACGCGACTTGAGTTGGAATGAACGGTTGGCCGCAACGCCAGTGCCCGCCAACACCCTGCCTGGCGCGCGCGGCGTCGTCGAACTCGGCCAATTGGTGAGCGTGACGCGCGAGCGCGGCTCGCGAACGATTTTCCGCCGCGACGGGCACGCCGCCGATATGGTGACCGGCGAACTCGCCGGCAGTTTCGAGGCGCCGATCTACGGCATGCTCGCGGTCGATAAGCTGATCGCGGCGCATGATTGGGGAAAAATTCCGAAACCGACCGTGAGCTTTCGCGGCCAGCCGGAAAACGAGGCAACGCCGACCCTGCTTTGGGATGGTGAGTGGGAGATCACCTATGTCACGTTCCGTGACATGGGGGCTGCTTTCATGGTCGCGATCCTCGGGATCTACATCCTCGTCGTCGCGCAGTTCCAGAGTTTCAAGATACCGCTGATGATCCTAACGCCGATCCCGCTGACCTTGATCGGCATCATGCTCGGCCACTGGCTGCTGGCCGCGCCCTTCACCGCGACCTCGATGATCGGCTTCATCGCGCTCGCCGGCATCATCGTGCGCAATTCCATCCTGCTCGTCGATTTCATTCGCCATGGCCGCGGCGAAAAGCCGCTGCACGAGGTCTTGGTCGATGCCGGCGCCATCCGCTTCAAGCCGATCCTGCTGACTGCGCTTTCGGCGATGATCGGCGCTGCGACCATCCTCCCCGACCCGATCTTCCAAGGCCTTGCGATCTCGCTCTTGTTCGGCCTCGCCTCCTCGACGCTCCTGACCGTCCTCGTGATTCCGGCGATCTATGTCGTGCTGCGCGATCCGCTCGGGCGGTAA
- a CDS encoding N-acyl homoserine lactonase family protein has protein sequence MIRVHALRTGSVFVRPSQIIGRAPFRRLRPFLERGWSAALPILAFLIEHPEGLFLVDSGESPRAMTRGYFPPWHPYFRLAVRFAIADEQAIDVQLRTLGVAPSDLRAVVLTHFHTDHAGGLAHLPPLRTLVSRIEWQLAQGVAGQVRGYFLDHLPPGFRPEFIRFDANPPAPFPRAMALTSDGAVMIVPTPGHSSGHVSVLVTTPAQRFLIAGDASYTEAALAARAIDGVCPNPRSARKTLATIAAFAEASAAAARPFIYLPAHDPDSEARLDSAISR, from the coding sequence ATGATCCGCGTGCATGCTTTGCGCACCGGCTCGGTCTTCGTGCGCCCAAGCCAGATCATCGGGCGCGCGCCGTTCCGCCGCCTGCGCCCGTTCCTCGAACGCGGCTGGAGTGCTGCGTTGCCGATCCTCGCTTTTCTGATCGAGCATCCGGAAGGGCTGTTCCTGGTTGATAGCGGCGAGAGCCCGCGCGCGATGACGCGCGGCTATTTCCCGCCCTGGCACCCTTATTTCCGCCTTGCCGTGCGTTTCGCGATCGCGGACGAGCAGGCAATCGATGTCCAACTTCGAACCCTCGGCGTTGCGCCGTCCGATCTTCGTGCGGTCGTGCTCACGCATTTCCACACCGATCACGCCGGCGGCCTTGCGCATCTGCCGCCGCTCCGCACGCTCGTCAGCCGCATCGAATGGCAACTCGCGCAAGGGGTGGCGGGGCAGGTGCGCGGCTATTTTCTCGACCATTTGCCCCCTGGTTTCCGCCCCGAATTCATCCGCTTCGATGCCAACCCGCCCGCGCCCTTCCCGCGCGCAATGGCGCTGACCTCGGATGGCGCGGTGATGATCGTGCCGACGCCGGGCCATAGTTCGGGCCATGTTTCGGTTCTGGTGACGACACCGGCGCAGCGCTTTCTGATCGCCGGCGATGCCTCCTACACCGAAGCGGCGCTGGCTGCGCGCGCCATCGACGGCGTTTGCCCCAACCCGCGCTCGGCGCGCAAAACCCTTGCCACCATCGCCGCTTTCGCCGAGGCGTCAGCCGCCGCGGCACGCCCCTTCATTTATCTACCCGCGCACGATCCCGACAGCGAAGCCCGCCTCGACTCCGCCATCTCAAGATAA
- the rsmI gene encoding 16S rRNA (cytidine(1402)-2'-O)-methyltransferase: MSEAACDPSPRDNAPALSPAPEGLVLVSTPLGNLGDISARALAVLRAADLILCEDTRVTAGLCRAFAIHRPLSPLHEHNEEARIPELLERLGRGERIALVSDAGTPLVSDPGYRLVRAAIAAGLPVAAIPGANAALLALTLSGLPPQPFLFLGFPPPRATARKRAFATLRSAEHAGLRATLIWHEAPHRLAATLADLADVFGPRTAAVGRELTKRFEEMRRGPLPALAAHYADHPARGEITLVVAPAEDAPPSDAAALDTILRAALAEGTLKAAVARASALTGRPRGEVYARALALQAEDTA, translated from the coding sequence ATGTCTGAAGCCGCATGCGACCCATCTCCCCGCGACAACGCGCCGGCCTTATCCCCGGCGCCGGAGGGATTAGTGCTGGTTTCCACGCCACTCGGCAACCTCGGCGATATCAGTGCCCGCGCGCTTGCGGTCTTGCGCGCCGCCGACCTCATTTTATGCGAGGATACCAGGGTTACCGCCGGGCTCTGCCGCGCCTTCGCGATCCATCGACCGCTGTCGCCGCTGCACGAGCATAACGAAGAGGCACGCATCCCCGAATTGCTCGAACGCCTCGGCCGGGGGGAGCGGATTGCCCTGGTCTCGGATGCCGGCACGCCCTTGGTCTCCGATCCCGGCTACCGGCTGGTGCGCGCGGCGATCGCGGCGGGGCTGCCGGTTGCGGCGATTCCCGGCGCGAATGCGGCGCTGCTCGCGCTCACCCTCTCGGGCCTGCCGCCGCAGCCCTTTCTTTTCCTCGGCTTTCCGCCACCCCGCGCAACCGCTCGGAAACGGGCCTTCGCGACCTTGCGCAGCGCCGAACATGCCGGGCTGCGGGCGACGCTGATCTGGCATGAGGCGCCGCATCGCCTGGCCGCGACCTTGGCCGACCTCGCCGACGTTTTCGGCCCGCGCACGGCTGCGGTCGGGCGCGAACTGACCAAGCGTTTCGAGGAAATGCGGCGCGGCCCCCTTCCCGCCCTTGCTGCCCACTACGCCGATCACCCGGCACGGGGTGAAATCACCCTCGTCGTCGCCCCGGCCGAGGACGCGCCGCCATCCGACGCCGCCGCCCTCGATACGATTCTGCGGGCGGCCCTGGCGGAAGGCACGCTCAAGGCGGCGGTGGCGCGGGCGAGCGCGCTGACCGGCCGGCCGCGCGGCGAGGTCTATGCGCGGGCACTCGCCTTGCAGGCGGAGGACACCGCATGA
- a CDS encoding penicillin-binding protein activator, producing the protein MRLQTFALLISGLTTAGLALAGCAGGGYSPALGGGKPQALAGGAGGAIGGITGDAGKVALLLPLSGADAGLGGAMRDAAALALAPAGSPELDVRDTAGVPADAARAAAQAIAAGDAMILGPLTAGETLAVATPARAARVPVLAFTSDPKAAQPGVWTLGLTPEAQVRRLVAAARAEGRSRFVALLPESGYGHLMAQALERACAEAGLAAPGIHFHGTSMASMNALVREVSDYANRRGPIEKQIREARAKGDRKTANDLAKQPIPPPPFDAVLLADTGEQLAELSSLLPYYDVDAPAVRLLGPALWAQPSARAGAALKGAWYAAPDPAARAAFVAAYSAKYGNAPPPLADLAYDAASLARVVAHEGGARGGALTAGSGFVGADGLLVLQPDGRVRRGLAVFSLDGKIVAPAPTHVGEAGS; encoded by the coding sequence ATGCGGCTTCAGACATTCGCTCTCCTGATCAGCGGTCTGACGACCGCCGGCCTGGCCTTGGCGGGCTGCGCAGGTGGGGGATATTCCCCCGCCCTGGGTGGAGGCAAGCCCCAGGCGCTGGCGGGCGGTGCCGGCGGCGCGATCGGCGGGATCACCGGCGATGCCGGCAAGGTCGCCCTGTTGCTGCCGCTGAGCGGCGCCGATGCCGGGCTCGGCGGCGCGATGCGCGATGCCGCGGCCCTCGCACTGGCCCCGGCAGGCTCCCCCGAACTCGACGTCCGCGACACTGCCGGCGTTCCGGCGGACGCGGCGCGCGCGGCGGCGCAAGCGATCGCCGCCGGCGATGCCATGATCCTCGGTCCGCTCACCGCCGGCGAAACCCTCGCGGTCGCAACGCCGGCGCGTGCCGCCCGGGTGCCGGTGCTCGCTTTCACCTCTGATCCCAAGGCGGCGCAACCCGGTGTCTGGACGCTTGGCCTGACCCCGGAGGCGCAGGTGCGCCGCCTCGTCGCCGCCGCCCGCGCCGAGGGGCGGTCACGCTTCGTCGCCCTCTTGCCCGAGAGCGGCTATGGGCATCTCATGGCGCAGGCGCTGGAGCGGGCCTGCGCCGAGGCCGGTCTTGCGGCGCCGGGGATCCATTTCCACGGCACCAGCATGGCCTCGATGAACGCCCTGGTGCGCGAGGTCTCCGATTACGCCAATCGCCGCGGCCCGATCGAGAAACAGATCCGCGAGGCCCGCGCCAAGGGCGATCGCAAGACCGCAAACGACCTCGCAAAGCAGCCGATCCCGCCGCCGCCCTTCGATGCCGTGCTGCTCGCCGATACCGGGGAACAGCTCGCGGAACTCTCCTCCCTGCTGCCCTATTACGATGTCGATGCGCCCGCCGTTCGCCTGCTCGGCCCAGCCCTCTGGGCGCAGCCTTCGGCGCGCGCCGGGGCCGCTCTCAAGGGCGCCTGGTATGCCGCGCCCGATCCCGCCGCGCGCGCCGCCTTCGTTGCCGCGTATAGCGCGAAATATGGCAACGCGCCGCCGCCGCTCGCCGATCTCGCCTACGACGCCGCTTCCCTCGCCCGGGTCGTCGCTCATGAGGGCGGGGCACGCGGCGGCGCGCTCACCGCCGGCTCGGGATTTGTCGGCGCGGACGGGCTTTTGGTCTTGCAACCCGATGGCCGGGTGCGCCGTGGCCTCGCCGTATTCAGCCTCGATGGCAAGATCGTCGCACCGGCGCCGACCCATGTCGGCGAGGCTGGCAGCTGA